A DNA window from Thalassospiraceae bacterium LMO-JJ14 contains the following coding sequences:
- a CDS encoding LysR family transcriptional regulator — protein sequence MDWDKLRVFHAVAEAGSFTHAGETLNLSQSAVSRQVSALEQSLGTPLFHRHARGLILTEQGETLFDTAHAVFAQLARVQAQLAENKERPQGALKISSTVAFGSVFLASRMKEFVNRYPDIEVSLVLADTELDLSMRQADVAIRLTPPTQPDLVQRHLMTLRYRVYAAPEYLQQNGMPKNARDLDKHRIVVYGDDARPPAANLNWLLNEHARDGAPRKPVLRVNSIYGILRAVQSGLGVGALPEYMGREIGNLVEVLPELQGPELNMYFVYPEELRDSARIIAFRDFILEKLAPIKR from the coding sequence ATCGATTGGGATAAACTCAGGGTGTTCCATGCCGTTGCCGAAGCCGGCAGCTTCACCCATGCGGGTGAAACGCTCAATCTCAGTCAGTCTGCCGTCAGCCGTCAGGTCAGTGCGCTGGAACAAAGCCTGGGCACGCCGCTATTTCACCGCCACGCCCGTGGGCTGATCCTGACCGAGCAGGGTGAAACGCTTTTCGATACCGCGCACGCCGTCTTTGCGCAGTTGGCCAGGGTTCAGGCGCAACTGGCCGAGAACAAGGAGCGGCCGCAGGGTGCACTGAAGATTTCCTCGACGGTCGCATTCGGTTCGGTGTTTCTGGCATCGCGGATGAAGGAATTCGTCAACCGATACCCGGATATCGAAGTCTCGCTGGTACTTGCCGATACCGAACTGGATCTGTCCATGCGTCAGGCCGATGTCGCGATCCGTCTGACCCCGCCGACCCAGCCCGATCTTGTTCAGCGTCACTTGATGACGCTGCGTTACCGCGTTTATGCGGCGCCGGAATATCTGCAGCAGAACGGCATGCCGAAGAATGCCCGCGACCTCGATAAACACCGGATCGTTGTTTACGGCGATGATGCACGGCCGCCGGCGGCAAACCTTAACTGGCTTTTGAACGAACACGCTCGCGATGGAGCGCCGCGCAAACCGGTACTCAGGGTTAATTCGATCTACGGTATTCTGCGTGCAGTGCAAAGTGGCCTTGGTGTCGGCGCGCTGCCGGAATACATGGGCCGGGAAATCGGCAATCTGGTCGAAGTGTTGCCGGAATTGCAGGGGCCGGAACTGAACATGTATTTTGTCTACCCCGAAGAGCTCAGGGATTCAGCCAGAATCATCGCTTTTCGGGATTTCATTCTTGAAAAATTGGCGCCTATCAAGAGATAG
- a CDS encoding Lrp/AsnC family transcriptional regulator, with product MQKVKLDAIDLRILRDLQDDGRITNVDLAARAGISAPPCLRRVRALEEAGFIHGYHADIDGTHMGYKEMFFALVGLDSQSQTVLKGFEELMADWPEVRECHMIRGGGDFLIKVVARDKEHRDKLTMGITSADHVDTVTTLETIRTSKNQSGVPIDPDAAVEE from the coding sequence GTGCAAAAGGTAAAGCTCGACGCCATCGATCTCCGGATTCTCCGCGATCTGCAGGATGACGGACGTATCACCAATGTTGATCTGGCGGCCCGCGCCGGGATTTCCGCCCCACCCTGCCTCAGACGCGTGCGCGCCCTCGAGGAAGCCGGCTTCATTCACGGCTATCACGCCGACATCGACGGCACACATATGGGCTACAAGGAAATGTTTTTCGCCCTGGTCGGTCTCGACAGCCAGTCGCAGACCGTCCTGAAAGGGTTCGAGGAACTGATGGCGGACTGGCCCGAGGTCCGCGAGTGCCACATGATCCGGGGCGGTGGCGATTTTCTGATCAAAGTCGTAGCCCGCGACAAGGAGCACCGCGACAAGCTGACCATGGGGATTACCTCCGCCGATCACGTCGATACGGTCACGACCCTTGAAACCATCCGCACATCGAAGAATCAGTCCGGCGTACCGATCGACCCGGATGCGGCGGTCGAGGAATAA
- the trxB gene encoding thioredoxin-disulfide reductase, with translation MSDPRHTKVLIIGSGAAGYTAAIYAARASLEPVLVRGIQPGGQLTITTEVENYPGFAEVIQGPWLMEQMFEQAKHVGTEMIEDTIVEVDLSQRPFKAVGDSGDVYTGDTLIIATGASARWLGLESEQKYMGFGVSACATCDGFFYRGKDVAVIGGGNTAVEEALYLTNHAAKVYLVHRRDELRAEKIMQDRLFKNEKIEVIWDHQLEEVLGGQNPPGVTGARLKNTKTGATQDIAVDGVFIAIGHDPNTKLFQGKLDMYEDNYIKTVPGTAQTSVKGVFAAGDVQDRIYRQAVTAAGTGCMAALEAERFLAEAEDQETRAAE, from the coding sequence ATGTCCGACCCCCGCCATACCAAAGTTCTGATCATCGGGTCCGGTGCGGCCGGATATACGGCGGCGATCTATGCCGCCCGGGCAAGCCTTGAACCGGTTTTGGTCCGTGGCATTCAGCCGGGCGGGCAGCTCACCATCACCACCGAAGTGGAAAACTATCCCGGTTTCGCCGAAGTCATTCAGGGGCCGTGGCTGATGGAGCAGATGTTCGAGCAGGCCAAGCACGTCGGCACCGAGATGATCGAAGACACCATTGTCGAGGTGGATCTGTCGCAGCGCCCGTTCAAGGCGGTCGGCGACAGCGGCGACGTATACACCGGCGATACGCTGATCATCGCCACCGGTGCCAGTGCGCGCTGGCTCGGCCTTGAAAGCGAACAGAAATATATGGGCTTCGGTGTATCCGCCTGTGCGACCTGCGACGGGTTTTTCTATCGCGGCAAGGACGTGGCGGTGATCGGTGGCGGCAATACGGCTGTCGAGGAAGCGCTTTATCTGACGAATCATGCCGCCAAGGTGTATCTGGTGCACCGACGTGATGAATTGCGCGCCGAAAAAATTATGCAGGACCGGCTTTTCAAGAATGAGAAGATCGAGGTGATCTGGGACCACCAGCTTGAAGAAGTGCTGGGCGGCCAGAATCCGCCGGGCGTCACGGGTGCACGGCTCAAGAACACGAAAACCGGCGCGACCCAGGATATTGCCGTCGACGGTGTGTTCATCGCGATCGGCCACGACCCGAACACCAAGCTGTTTCAGGGCAAGCTCGATATGTACGAGGACAATTACATCAAAACGGTGCCGGGAACGGCACAGACAAGCGTCAAAGGTGTGTTCGCCGCCGGCGACGTTCAGGACCGCATCTACCGTCAGGCCGTTACCGCTGCAGGGACAGGATGCATGGCCGCCCTGGAGGCGGAACGTTTCCTCGCCGAGGCCGAGGATCAGGAAACACGCGCCGCCGAATGA
- a CDS encoding ferritin yields the protein MASDNLHAPRERLSKETLHLHHAIVSLMEEMEAVDWYRQRADDCEDEELKEILLHNMREEMEHACMVLEWLRRNNEDFAKELKENLFKEGPISGHHG from the coding sequence ATGGCCAGCGACAATCTTCACGCACCGCGTGAGCGCCTCAGCAAAGAAACCCTTCACCTTCACCACGCCATCGTCTCGTTGATGGAAGAAATGGAAGCCGTCGACTGGTACCGCCAGCGCGCCGACGACTGCGAGGACGAGGAACTCAAGGAAATCCTGCTGCACAATATGCGCGAGGAGATGGAACACGCCTGCATGGTATTGGAATGGCTGCGCCGCAATAACGAAGACTTCGCCAAGGAATTGAAAGAAAACCTCTTCAAGGAAGGTCCGATTTCCGGTCATCACGGCTGA
- the greA gene encoding transcription elongation factor GreA produces MERVPMTREGLAALEQELRRLKSEERPAVIKAIAEAREHGDLSENAEYHAAREKQGFIEGRIAELEDVTSRAEAIDTSEMSGDTVRFGATVLVADTDTDEETKYRIVGQLEANLDDGKISVTSPLARALIGKTIGDVVEVATPGGGKSYEVCEVSWV; encoded by the coding sequence ATGGAACGTGTGCCGATGACGCGTGAGGGCCTTGCGGCCCTCGAACAGGAGTTGAGACGGCTTAAGTCCGAAGAGCGGCCGGCGGTGATCAAGGCGATTGCCGAGGCGCGCGAGCACGGCGATCTGTCGGAGAACGCCGAGTATCACGCTGCGCGTGAAAAGCAGGGCTTTATCGAAGGCCGGATCGCCGAGCTGGAAGATGTGACCAGCCGCGCAGAAGCCATTGACACCTCCGAAATGTCCGGCGACACGGTCCGTTTCGGCGCGACCGTACTGGTCGCCGATACCGATACTGACGAAGAAACCAAGTACCGCATCGTCGGCCAACTCGAAGCCAATCTGGATGACGGCAAAATTTCCGTGACCTCGCCCTTGGCGCGCGCGCTGATCGGCAAGACCATCGGCGACGTTGTCGAAGTGGCGACGCCCGGCGGCGGTAAATCCTATGAAGTCTGCGAAGTCAGCTGGGTCTGA